CAAAAAAATACAAATATTGTTTATAAATAGTTTTAATCCTAAAAATAGCGTATATTCGGTGCTGATGCCTCGCTTGACTCGTTTTAACTGCTCTTTTTAGGTTAGTGCCTTTTGGGGGTATCTTCAAATTGACGAATACGCCTAGAACTTCACCGAAATCATTTCCTAAAGCAAAAAAATAAAAACTTTTGTTGTTTTTTCTAAAATCTACGCCATCATACTGAACAAAGGAAATTATAACTATGAATCAACGTGAGGCGCTTTCTTATCTTGAACAACCGCCTGCTTCGGGCAACAGCCCAAAGCAGCTGATTGTCTTTTTGCATGGAATTGGGGCAGACAAATCCGATCTTTTTCCACTGGCGGATGAATTAGCGCCATTCCTTCCTGATGCCCATTTTGTTTCCTACGACGCCCCATTTCCTTATGACCTTGCACCTTATGGCAGACAATGGTTTAGCCTGCAGGATCGATCGGCCGAATCATTGAAAGCTGGAGCTGCTATTGCTTCGGTAACACTCAAAGCGGCGATTGAATCTAAACTTAAAGAACTCACGTTAACATTTGACGAGGTGGCCATGATTGGCTTTTCACAGGGAGGTATGGTTGCTTTATACTGCAGCCTCCGCTGGGAGGAAGGCTGCAAAGGGGTTGTTAGCTATTCTGGAGCCTTGATCGACCCAGCAGGACTCAAAGATGAAATCCAATCAAAACCAGAAGTATGCCTTATTCATGGTGAAGCAGATGTAGTAGTACCCTTTATCGCATTTGAGGAAGCATACCAGGCTTTGCAGAACCTTGATGTCCCGGTTCTTGCTTATTCTCAACAGGATTTAGGCCATGGTATTGACCCAGCCGGCCTGCAAATAGGCGCGGCATTCTTGCAACACACCTTTGACATTATCAGCGAAAAATAAGGCCAACCGTAAAAACCCTATTGACTTTGTAGAAATTAAACTATATACATTTTATAGACATTAATTTAGTGGGTAGCCCTTTGTTATCGATGAAAGCAAAATATGCTCTACGTGCGATGATCGTTCTGGCACGGCATGAAAAACGCATGATCCAGATAAAAGTCATTGCCAACGAGGCGGATGTTCCTCAGAAATTTCTGGAAGCCATTTTGCTTGAGCTTAAGCATCATGGTTTCGTTGATAGTAAACGCGGTATTTTTGGTGGCTATTTTCTTTCTCGTCCTGCAGCTCTCATCAGCGTAGGCAACCTTGTGCGCGTCATTGATGGGCCGTTGGCCCCTATACGCTGTGCCAGCATAACTGCTTATCAAAAATGTGATGATTGCCCGGATGAAAATCTTTGCGAAATCAGAAAAATCATGCTTGAAGTACGCAATGCCATCGCAGGTGTTTTAGATAATAAGACACTGGCTGAAATGCTTGAAAATCCGTCGATAGGTTCTGGAGTTTAAGTTTTGCCATGTATAAATATCCCAAAATATCCATCCTTAAACGCCATACAATCGTACCGGGTTTTGGCCTGACCCTCGGATTAACCTTGACCTATTTATGCCTCATTGTCCTCATACCGTTATCAGGCCTGTTCTTTTCGTCGTTTCATTTAAGTTTTGCGGAAATGTTTAAAATTGCAACAGATCCCCGTGTGGTGGCTTCTTATAAAGTCACCTTTGGTTGCTCATTCATCGCAGCCCTCATCAATCTTATTCTAGGATTAATGCTAGCATGGGTGTTGGTACGATACCAGTTTCCAGGTAAACGTCTGATGGATGCCATGGTCGATTTACCCTTTGCCCTTCCTACAGCCGTTGCTGGAATTACCCTTACGGCACTCTATGCGCCCAATGGCTGGATCGGTCAATATTTAGAGCCGCTGGGAATCAAGGTTGCCTTTACGCCGCTGGGAATTATTGCGGCACTCATTTTCGTAAGCCTGCCGTTCGTGGTCCGGACCTTGCAGCCCGTCCTTGAAGATCTTGAAGAAGAGGTCGAAGAAGCTGCAGCCTGTTTAGGTGCCAATCGTTGGCAAACCTTTCGCATGGTGATTTTTCCTTATATCCTCCCTCCCCTGATCACGGGTTTTGCCATGGCTTTTGCCAGGTGCCTGGGAGAATACGGTTCCGTTATTTTTATTGCTGGCAATATGCCATTTAAATCAGAAATCATTCCGCTTATTATTGTGACCAAGCTTGAACAATATGATTATCAGGGAGCAACTACCATCGCGGTTGTTATGTTGCTGGTATCATTTTTGATGCTTTTTGTGATTAATATGCTCCAGAAATGGAGTTCTCGGTACTTAAGTAGGTAAGGATAACCATGTTCAGTAAGCATATGAATCATACCGTAACCGAACCTTTTCTTGTAAGAGCCTTACTCATCGTACTGAGTATTGTTGCCCTGTTTCTTATCATTGGCATGCCTATTATTGTTGTCTTTACCGAGGCATTCAGCAAGGGCTATCATGCCTATATAGCTGATATCCTTGACCCCTATGCCATCTCTGCCATTAAATTAACCTTACTGGTCGTGGCTATCGCTGTACCTTTCAATTTAATATTCGGGGTCGTTGCCAGTTGGGCTATTACCAAGTTTGAATTTGCCGGGAAACATTTTTTAATCACGTTAATTGATCTTCCTTTTTCGGTGTCTCCTGTTATATCAGGACTTATTTATGTCATTCTTTTTGGTGCCCATTCAATCTTTAGCGACTGGCTTAGTGAGCATAATTTGCAGATTGTCTTTGCCGTTCCAGGCATTGTGCTTGCCACTATTTTTGTGACGTTTCCTTTTGTTGCTCGTGAAATCATCCCCCTTATGCAAGAACAAGGTACTGAAGAAGAAGAAGCCGCCATCCTTCTGGGGGCATCCGGCTTGCAAACCTTCTGGCGTGTAACCCTTCCCAATATCAGTTGGGCTTTGGTTTACGGAGTGCTCCTGTGTACGGCACGCGCCATGGGCGAGTATGGTGCTGTGTCTGTGGTATCAGGGCATATTAAAGGAGAAACAATGACGATTCCTTTACATGTGGAAGTCCTTTATAACGAATATAATTTTACTGCTGCATTTGCAGTTGCCTCTATTTTATCGCTCATGGCATTATTGACCTTGATTGTTAAATGGATCGTTGAAAAACATTTCCATAGTTCTAACCAATCGACCTAATCTTACTGGAGACTTCCATGCCCATTCACATTGAAAATGTGTATAAAAAATTTAGCGGCTTCGTTGCTCTTAATAATGTTAACCTGGATGTTGAATCAGGAGAATTGTTAGCCTTATTAGGCCCTTCAGGTTCTGGAAAAACGACCTTATTGCGTATTATCGCCGGTCTTGAATCTCCTGATAAAGGGGTCATTTCCTTTGATGGCGAAGAGACACCAACAGGGGATAGCGGTCGCCATGTTGGTTTTGTGTTTCAGCACTATGCCTTGTTTCGACATATGACTGTTTTTGATAACGTTGCCTTTGGCCTTAATGTCAGAACACGCGATAAACGTTTAGCCAAACACGAAATTCGTAACAAAGTGTTTGAATTATTGGCCTTGGTTCACCTCGATGCTTTTCATGACCGTTTTCCCCATGAACTTTCAGGTGGTCAACGGCAGCGCGTGGCGCTTGCCCGTGCCTTGGCGGTTGAGCCTAAAGTCTTGTTGCTAGACGAACCTTTTGGCGCACTTGATGCCAAAGTACGTAAAGAATTGCGATCCTGGTTACGTCGCCTTCATGACGAAATTCAACTCACAAGCATTCTGGTAACGCATGATCAGGAAGAAGCCATGGAAGTTGCCAATCGTGTGGTGGTGATGAATCAAGGCGGCATAGAACAAGTAGGTTCACCAGAAGAAGTGTACCATCATCCCGTGAATTCATTTATTTATGACTTTCTTGGAAATTATAATGCTTTTGATGGCTGGCAGGATGACAGTGGCAATGTCCATCTTATCGACTTTGATGTCATAGCCAAACCGTTTAAAAGCCCTTATAACATTCAAGATAAAGGGCTCTTAAGCCGTTATCCTGAATTAAAGAAACTGGGTAAAAAAGTCATTCCGAACTTATTTGGTGATGAAAACGACAGCTCCCCTAAGCAATCTGTAAAAAAAGAACCGATCCCAACAGAAGGCAAGCCTGTTAAACTCTTTGCCCGACCACATGAAATTTTTGTCAATAAAACCATGGATCAGGGTGAGTATATCGAGGC
This portion of the Alphaproteobacteria bacterium genome encodes:
- a CDS encoding dienelactone hydrolase family protein, with amino-acid sequence MNQREALSYLEQPPASGNSPKQLIVFLHGIGADKSDLFPLADELAPFLPDAHFVSYDAPFPYDLAPYGRQWFSLQDRSAESLKAGAAIASVTLKAAIESKLKELTLTFDEVAMIGFSQGGMVALYCSLRWEEGCKGVVSYSGALIDPAGLKDEIQSKPEVCLIHGEADVVVPFIAFEEAYQALQNLDVPVLAYSQQDLGHGIDPAGLQIGAAFLQHTFDIISEK
- a CDS encoding Rrf2 family transcriptional regulator; the encoded protein is MLSMKAKYALRAMIVLARHEKRMIQIKVIANEADVPQKFLEAILLELKHHGFVDSKRGIFGGYFLSRPAALISVGNLVRVIDGPLAPIRCASITAYQKCDDCPDENLCEIRKIMLEVRNAIAGVLDNKTLAEMLENPSIGSGV
- the cysT gene encoding sulfate ABC transporter permease subunit CysT, whose amino-acid sequence is MYKYPKISILKRHTIVPGFGLTLGLTLTYLCLIVLIPLSGLFFSSFHLSFAEMFKIATDPRVVASYKVTFGCSFIAALINLILGLMLAWVLVRYQFPGKRLMDAMVDLPFALPTAVAGITLTALYAPNGWIGQYLEPLGIKVAFTPLGIIAALIFVSLPFVVRTLQPVLEDLEEEVEEAAACLGANRWQTFRMVIFPYILPPLITGFAMAFARCLGEYGSVIFIAGNMPFKSEIIPLIIVTKLEQYDYQGATTIAVVMLLVSFLMLFVINMLQKWSSRYLSR
- the cysW gene encoding sulfate ABC transporter permease subunit CysW: MFSKHMNHTVTEPFLVRALLIVLSIVALFLIIGMPIIVVFTEAFSKGYHAYIADILDPYAISAIKLTLLVVAIAVPFNLIFGVVASWAITKFEFAGKHFLITLIDLPFSVSPVISGLIYVILFGAHSIFSDWLSEHNLQIVFAVPGIVLATIFVTFPFVAREIIPLMQEQGTEEEEAAILLGASGLQTFWRVTLPNISWALVYGVLLCTARAMGEYGAVSVVSGHIKGETMTIPLHVEVLYNEYNFTAAFAVASILSLMALLTLIVKWIVEKHFHSSNQST
- a CDS encoding sulfate ABC transporter ATP-binding protein, whose product is MPIHIENVYKKFSGFVALNNVNLDVESGELLALLGPSGSGKTTLLRIIAGLESPDKGVISFDGEETPTGDSGRHVGFVFQHYALFRHMTVFDNVAFGLNVRTRDKRLAKHEIRNKVFELLALVHLDAFHDRFPHELSGGQRQRVALARALAVEPKVLLLDEPFGALDAKVRKELRSWLRRLHDEIQLTSILVTHDQEEAMEVANRVVVMNQGGIEQVGSPEEVYHHPVNSFIYDFLGNYNAFDGWQDDSGNVHLIDFDVIAKPFKSPYNIQDKGLLSRYPELKKLGKKVIPNLFGDENDSSPKQSVKKEPIPTEGKPVKLFARPHEIFVNKTMDQGEYIEARVVHINPAGSLVKMELQRKNLQVIYAEVQKNVVDKLEIIKGDLIYIRPKNWRVFE